The following proteins come from a genomic window of Diorhabda sublineata isolate icDioSubl1.1 chromosome 7, icDioSubl1.1, whole genome shotgun sequence:
- the LOC130446228 gene encoding estradiol 17-beta-dehydrogenase 8 codes for MSLVGKLALVTGGASGIGRATCRIFSKEGASVIVADRDPKGIKDTLDIINDKSKEKHLGVELDVTKSTSINNTLEKSLEKFSKPPSIIVNCAGITRDNFILKLSEEDFDQVINVNLKGTFLIIKTFANAIVEHGIQSGSIINISSIVGKYGNIGQSNYTASKAGVELLTKTASKEFAKLGIRVNAVFPGMIKTNMIQSVPDKVKDRFRSMIPMGRFGEPEEIAEAITFLASDKSSYITGASIFVTGGF; via the exons ATGTCTCTCGTAGGCAAATTAGCTTTAGTAACAG GTGGAGCTTCTGGAATAGGTAGAGCCACGTGTAGGATTTTTTCGAAAGAAGGCGCTTCGGTCATAGTAGCCGACAGAGATCCGAAAGGAATTAAGGATACTTTAGATATTATTAACGATAAATCGAAAGAAAAACATTTAGGAGTGGAATTAGACGTAACTAAATCTACTAGTATTAATAATACattagaaaaaagtttggaaaaattttcaaaacctcCTTCTATAATCGTTAACTGTGCCGGAATAACGAGggacaattttatattaaaattatccgaggaagattttgatcaagttataaatgttaatttaaaa GGAAcgtttttgataataaaaacattcGCGAATGCCATAGTGGAGCACGGAATCCAAAGTGGCTCTATAATAAACATATCTAGCATAGTAGGTAAATATGGTAATATAGGTCAGTCTAATTATACGGCGAGCAAAGCTGGAGTGGAACTATTAACAAAAACTGCATCTAAAGAATTCGCCAAATTGGGCATAAGGGTAAATGCAGTTTTTCCTGGAATGATAAAAACTAATATGATTCAAAGTGTACCTGATAAAGTTAAAGATCGTTTCAGATCAATGATACCAATGGGCAGATTCGGAGAGCCGgaag aAATTGCCGAAGCGATAACTTTCCTGGCCTCTGACAAAAGTTCTTACATAACTGGAGCGTCTATTTTTGTAACAGGaggtttttaa
- the LOC130446227 gene encoding soluble guanylate cyclase 89Db-like: MYGMLLESVQHFVQLEYGEDVWQKLLIESECKYTVFSTHQTYPDNIMSTLATALANITSTSLDDSMMFFGRCFVRFFSNYGYDVIIKATGRYFADFLSNIDNLHSQFRVSYPKMKSPSMYITDIDEDGCVLVYRSTRQGFTQYMRGQLYQIASEFFNLKLETSVIETTNKITSDGRDLTIVTFRLNFDNSQYMCNKKAEQATQIKCDFPPFSCCLLLELFPFAVLLDPALTIIGVGEKLVEVAGDKEKLLGQPLSKYFKLRSPKGILMTWKNMYYLKSVNFELEVLRTELIKSTLEDLEQDSQDTCDNLSVREIEIDGKSISPYSLRRDSQPGLRNILLKGQMKYLSDINGIIFLCSPVINDISELPDQGLYLNDLNPHGLSKEMVLTGWQSNSKLHLMFDKAEQRATELEKNYTLLDMWKRRGDELLYSMIPKPVADSLRTGNSPLSTCKSFDIVTVMFCELVGFNSTTVEDAMELVSTMNAVFSCFDSLMDAFNVYKVETVGQIYMAVCGAPNKNENHARNIIDAALEMVKHIRQLKIPSGTKVDVRIGAHSGPVVAGVVGIKVPRYCFFGDTVNTASRMQSSSEPAMVHISEPTKCLLPKERYIIINRGTVKIKGKGNMQTFWAFDNIYNGEENSDT; encoded by the exons ATGTATGGGATGTTATTGGAGAGTGTTCAGCATTTTGTGCag TTGGAATATGGAGAAGATGTGTGGCAAAAGTTGCTTATTGAATCGGAATGTAAATATACAGTATTCAGTACTCATCAAACGTATCCGGATAATATAATGTCTACTCTGGCAACGGCATTGGCTAATATCACTTCCACTTCTTTAGATGATTCTATGATGTTTTTTGGTAGATGTTTTGTTAGATTCTTCAGCAATTATGG atatgaCGTTATTATAAAAGCAACAGGAAGATATTTCGCAGACTTTTTAAGTAATATAGATAATCTCCATTCGCAATTTAGAGTATCTTATCCGAAAATGAAAAGTCCTTCAATGTACATTACCGATATTGACGAAGACGGttgtgttttagtttatcgAAGCACTAGACAAGGTTTCACGCAATACATGAGAG gACAATTATATCAGATAGCTTCCgagtttttcaatttgaaattggaaactAGCGTTATCGAAACAACCAACAAAATAACGTCCGATGGACGAGATTTGACAATTGTAACGTTTCGActgaattttgataattcaCAATAC aTGTGTAATAAGAAAGCCGAACAAGCTACGCAAATAAAATGCGATTTTCCACCATTCTCATGTTGTCTGTTACTGGAATTATTTCCGTTTGCCGTATTATTGGATCCAGCTTTGACGATAATTGGTGTCGGAGAAAAGCTGGTTGAGGTTGCTGGCGATAAAGAAAAACTTCTGGGTCAACccttatcgaaatatttcaaattaaggTCGCCCAAAGGGATTTTGATGACCTGGAAAAAT atgTACTATTTGAAATCGGTCAATTTTGAACTTGAAGTTCTTCGAACGGAATTGATAAAATCGACTTTGGAAGATTTGGAACAAGATTCACAAGATACATGTGATAATTTAAGTGTTCGAGAAATTGAAATCGATGGTAAAAGTATTTCTCCTTATTCCTTAAGACGAGACAGTCAACCTGGCTTGAGGAATATTCTACTTAAAGGACAGATGAAATATTTGAGCGACATTAACggtattatttttctttgcaGCCCCGT aataaacgaTATAAGCGAGTTACCCGATCAAGGactttatttgaatgatttaaatCCACACGGTTTAAGTAAAGAAATGGTACTTACCGGTTGGCAAAGTAATTCCAA ATTACATTTGATGTTTGACAAAGCGGAACAAAGGGCAACtgaactagaaaaaaattacacacTTCTCGATATGTGGAAACGACGTGGAGACGAGTTGCTTTATTCAATGATTCCGAAACCAGTAGCGGATTCGTTAAGAACAGGAAATAGCCCGCTAAGTACTTGTAAG tCATTCGACATTGTTACTGTAATGTTTTGCGAATTAGTTGGATTCAATTCAACTACGGTCGAAGACGCAATGGAATTAGTGAGTACCATGAACGCCGTATTCTCGTGCTTCGATTCCTTAATGGACGCTTTCAACGTTTACAAG GTCGAAACTGTCGGTCAAATTTATATGGCCGTATGCGGAGCTCCGAACAAAAACGAAAATCACGCGCGAAATATTATCGACGCTGCTTTGGAAATGGTAAAACATATCAGACAATTGAAAATTCCTTCCGGTACTAAAGTCGACGTTAGAATag GAGCACATTCTGGTCCGGTGGTGGCTGGAGTAGTTGGCATAAAGGTACCTAGATATTGCTTTTTTGGAGACACCGTCAATACGGCTTCTAGAATGCAATCATCTAGCGAG CCAGCAATGGTGCACATATCTGAACCAACAAAATGTCTTCTACCTAAAGAAAGATACATTATAATCAACAGAGGTACCGTAAAAATCAAA ggTAAAGGTAATATGCAAACGTTCTGGGCATTCGATAATATTTATAACGGCGAAGAAAACAGCGACACCTGA
- the LOC130446585 gene encoding soluble guanylate cyclase 89Da-like yields MYGMLLESVAHFIQIEYGEDVWTAIKKAANCEYQVFNTHQVYPDNLMSNLAVGAATVLGASQDSFMHFFGRCFVRFFCHLGYDVTVKATGRYFTDFLESVDNIHSQFCFTYPKMQSPSMYLTDIDANGCVLIYRSCRDGFTQYLMGQLIQVAKDFYNLSLKVKVLDKVSSSSGSRSHVIVTFRLNFDNREYMLYKSRKDSFHRIGIPEKFPIDIILDLFPFCLIIDKNMTIISSGKKFFEVWKGNGNFYNKPITDYFKLRRPKGISFTWKNTLNLQSVMFEMECNRGITNYNAAAVSTIKDGSNISSKEEIKNILLKGQMKYVKDIDAIIYICSPIINDLDDLTDQALYLNDLNPHGLSKELVLAGWQHNSKLEVMFDKAEQRSDELDKNYKLLEAWKKRGDELLYSMMPKTVADKLRATESSLSTCEAFDAVSILFCELVGLTSKTVKETMLVVSIMNTVFSQFDSLMDKFPVYKVETVGQVYMVASGAPEKTQIHAQNLADLAFDMLKTISKIKINESTEVKVKIGIHSGPAVAGVVGIKVPRYCFFGDTINTASRMQSTSEPGKIQISKNTKELLSEEKYQIKSRGLVEVKGKGNMQTYWLLEK; encoded by the exons ATGTACGGCATGTTATTGGAAAGTGTAGCGCATTTCATACag ATAGAATATGGCGAAGACGTGTGGACGGCCATCAAGAAAGCCGCCAATTGCGAATACCAAGTATTTAATACCCATCAAGTATATCCCGATAATTTAATGAGCAATCTTGCAGTTGGCGCGGCTACAGTCTTAGGGGCATCACAAGACAGCTTCATGCATTTTTTCGGAAGATGTTTCGTTAGATTTTTTTGTCACCTAGG gTACGACGTCACTGTTAAAGCAACAGGAAGGTATTTCACTGATTTTTTAGAGAGTGTGGATAATATACATTCGCAGTTTTGTTTTACTTATCCGAAAATGCAGAGTCCATCTATGTATTTAACAGATATAGACGCAAATGGTTGCGTTTTGATTTATAGAAGTTGTAGAGATGGATTCACTCAGTATCTGATGG GACAATTGATACAGGTCGCCAAGGACTTTTATAACTTATCTCTAAAAGTGAAAGTACTGGACAAGGTTTCTTCATCTAGCGGATCAAGAAGCCACGTTATCGTCACTTTTAGACTAAATTTTGATAACAGAGAATAT atgCTTTATAAATCCCGAAAAGACTCTTTCCACAGAATTGGCATTCCCGAAAAGTTTCCTATCGATATTATACtagatttatttccattttgtttgATAATCGACAAAAACATGACCATCATTTCTTCCGGTAAAAAATTCTTCGAAGTATGGAAAGGAAACGGAAATTTCTACAATAAACCGATAACCGATTATTTTAAACTCAGAAGACCCAAAGGCATCTCATTTACTTGGAAAAAT ACATTGAATTTACAATCTGTTATGTTTGAAATGGAATGCAATAGAGGAATTACAAACTATAATGCCGCTGCTGTCAGTACAATAAAAGATGGTTCAAATATATCTTCGAaggaagaaattaaaaatatactccTTAAAGGACAAATGAAATATGTTAAAGATATCGATGCTATAATATACATATGTAGTCCTAT aataaacgACTTGGATGATCTGACTGATCAAGCACTTTACTTAAATGACTTAAATCCCCACGGACTTAGCAAGGAATTAGTTTTAGCCGGTTGGCAACATAATTCCAA GTTAGAAGTTATGTTCGATAAGGCTGAACAACGATCAGACGAATTGGATAAAAACTACAAGCTTTTGGAAGCATGGAAAAAACGAGGAGATGAACTTCTTTATTCGATGATGCCTAAAACGGTGGCCGATAAACTAAGAGCAACTGAATCATCACTTTCAACGTGCGAA GCATTCGATGCAGTGAGCATTCTGTTTTGTGAATTAGTTGGTTTAACTTCAAAAACAGTGAAAGAAACTATGTTGGTAGTATCGATAATGAACACGGTTTTTTCACAATTCGATTCGCTTATGGATAAATTTCCGGTATACAAA GTCGAAACTGTCGGACAGGTATATATGGTGGCAAGCGGAGCTCCCGAAAAGACTCAAATACATGCTCAAAACCTTGCAGACTTAGCTTTCGACATGCTAAAAACcatatctaaaataaaaatcaacgagTCTACTGAAGTTAAAGTCAAAATAG GAATACATTCAGGACCAGCAGTGGCAGGTGTAGTGGGTATTAAGGTTCCCAGATATTGTTTCTTCGGCGATACAATTAATACCGCTTCAAGAATGCAATCTACAAGCGAG CCTGGAAAAATCCAGATTTCCAAAAATACAAAGGAGCTTTTATCCGAAGAAAAGTACCAAATAAAAAGCCGTGGACTGGTTGAAGTAAAG